A single genomic interval of Natronolimnobius sp. AArcel1 harbors:
- a CDS encoding Era-like GTP-binding protein → MGLFTELKDSVSRVTDRLFSEQEPKRIGIYGPPNAGKTTLANRIARDWTGDAVGTESHVPHETRRARRKENVEIERDGNTVTIDIVDTPGVTTKVDYEEFTDEMDEDDAIRRSREATEGVAEAMHWLREDVDGVIYVLDSAEDPITQVNTMLIGIIESRDLPVLIFANKIDLDDSSVKRIEDAFPQHKTVPLSAKEGDNMDEVYDNIADYFG, encoded by the coding sequence ATGGGATTGTTCACAGAACTCAAAGATAGTGTCTCTCGGGTTACGGATCGCCTGTTCTCAGAACAGGAACCCAAACGTATTGGAATCTATGGTCCGCCGAACGCTGGTAAGACGACCCTCGCGAACCGTATCGCACGCGACTGGACTGGTGACGCCGTCGGCACGGAAAGTCACGTTCCACACGAAACACGTCGCGCACGTAGAAAAGAAAACGTCGAGATTGAACGCGACGGAAACACGGTGACGATCGACATCGTCGACACGCCCGGTGTGACGACGAAAGTCGACTACGAAGAGTTCACCGACGAAATGGACGAAGACGACGCAATCCGTCGCTCTCGAGAAGCCACCGAAGGTGTCGCTGAAGCGATGCACTGGCTGCGCGAGGATGTCGACGGCGTCATCTACGTCCTAGATAGCGCGGAAGATCCGATCACGCAGGTCAACACCATGTTGATCGGGATTATCGAATCTCGCGATCTCCCTGTTCTTATCTTCGCGAACAAGATTGACCTGGACGACTCGAGCGTGAAACGGATCGAAGACGCCTTCCCACAGCACAAGACGGTCCCGCTGTCGGCGAAAGAAGGCGATAACATGGACGAAGTCTACGATAACATCGCGGACTACTTCGGGTGA
- a CDS encoding extracellular solute-binding protein codes for MQQRNSDLTSRFGRRTFLAAAGGSAAGLAGLAGCLGDDNNDNTPIAEVEPMSERVDSGALSWDDLGDLEGEISIYSGRTPDQISAVFDALEDEYDGLTVSVDYDDNDVQVNQILEEETHPADLMYSQDPGALNALHDDGVLQQLPDDVIDAVPGSYQHSDGYWTGVTGRTRSIQYNSDRLDETDFDDWDELPTDIMEYATDERFEGIISTRPNSGTFRGFVQAMVERKGEEETREWVRQMADDQDAQLFEGGSDQANDINRGGDDDPIIGLGNSYYAARILNEDSDAPIRTTFTENDAGCLFSVAGVGVLDQVGDSELVAEFVRHLLAEEGQELMMDDNGEYPVVEDIEYVGPLPDLDEINPPEFDLSGFDMDLQEAGDLIEEEGMFA; via the coding sequence ATGCAACAGCGCAACAGCGACCTGACGAGCCGATTCGGTCGACGAACATTCCTTGCCGCCGCGGGCGGTTCTGCGGCCGGACTTGCCGGACTCGCCGGCTGTCTCGGTGATGACAACAACGATAACACACCAATTGCAGAAGTCGAGCCGATGTCGGAACGTGTCGACTCGGGTGCCCTCTCGTGGGACGACCTGGGAGACCTCGAAGGGGAGATTTCCATCTACTCCGGTCGGACGCCCGACCAAATCTCCGCCGTTTTCGATGCGCTCGAGGACGAGTACGATGGCCTCACCGTAAGCGTCGATTACGACGACAACGACGTACAGGTTAATCAGATCCTCGAGGAAGAGACCCATCCGGCAGATTTGATGTACTCACAGGATCCGGGTGCGCTGAATGCACTTCACGACGACGGTGTCCTGCAACAGCTCCCGGACGACGTTATCGATGCGGTTCCCGGAAGCTACCAACACAGCGACGGCTACTGGACCGGGGTGACCGGACGGACCCGTTCGATCCAGTACAACAGCGATCGGTTGGACGAAACCGACTTCGACGACTGGGACGAGCTGCCGACTGACATTATGGAGTACGCGACCGACGAGCGTTTCGAGGGCATCATCTCGACCCGGCCGAACTCTGGAACGTTCCGCGGGTTCGTTCAGGCAATGGTTGAACGGAAGGGTGAGGAAGAAACCCGCGAGTGGGTCCGACAGATGGCAGACGATCAGGACGCCCAACTCTTCGAGGGTGGTTCAGATCAGGCGAACGATATCAATAGAGGTGGTGATGACGATCCGATTATTGGTCTCGGAAACAGCTACTACGCTGCTCGTATTCTCAACGAAGATTCCGACGCGCCAATCCGAACGACGTTTACCGAAAACGACGCCGGATGTCTGTTCAGCGTCGCTGGCGTTGGCGTCCTCGATCAGGTCGGAGATTCCGAACTCGTCGCCGAGTTTGTCCGTCACCTGCTCGCCGAAGAGGGTCAAGAGCTCATGATGGACGACAACGGCGAATACCCTGTTGTCGAAGACATCGAGTACGTCGGCCCACTGCCAGACCTCGACGAGATCAACCCGCCGGAGTTCGACCTCAGCGGGTTCGACATGGACCTGCAGGAAGCCGGCGACCTCATCGAAGAGGAGGGCATGTTCGCATAA
- a CDS encoding Zn-ribbon containing protein produces the protein MPHQCTNCGRTFPDGSKEMLSGCPDCGGNKFQFTPSSSSATATGSSSESAASGTNETAGITTDESATAATGSDADASTASAESESVTARAAETVRDWVTSESDSAQSTRSNTPSTASSATSASSSQAASGTPSSSETSSSTPPSSSNSETPSSSSGTDSPSDSDGDDRAWPETATTESLPSDAPDETGAFSEWPETARRPEDRSSTESAPSTDSSSTNATDSTPADASPRADSTAPSASTSPSDNAGPQTADSRADADDSSPQVENNSGPTARPTTTYADDENDAQADARSGVVSKDELSVHSNSSVEQPETPSAESATQPPADSATPDAPDSSDAPPEHGRVVSEPTGDEPSIEDLREELNQQFESIKIVRPGQYELNLMELYNREEYIISLQEDGRYVIDVPDSWRDGDGDDA, from the coding sequence ATGCCACACCAATGTACGAACTGCGGCCGGACGTTCCCTGACGGCTCCAAAGAGATGCTGTCAGGATGTCCCGACTGTGGCGGGAACAAGTTTCAGTTCACGCCCTCGAGTTCGAGTGCAACCGCCACCGGCAGTTCCAGCGAGTCTGCGGCATCCGGGACAAACGAAACGGCGGGCATCACAACTGATGAGTCCGCCACGGCCGCTACTGGAAGCGACGCAGACGCTTCGACAGCCAGCGCCGAGAGCGAGAGCGTCACCGCCCGCGCGGCAGAAACCGTTCGTGACTGGGTGACCTCTGAATCCGACTCGGCACAATCCACTCGCTCGAACACCCCATCGACGGCCTCGAGCGCCACATCAGCTTCGAGTTCGCAAGCCGCCTCGGGTACTCCCTCGAGTTCCGAAACATCCTCGAGCACCCCACCGTCTTCATCGAATTCCGAGACGCCCTCAAGTTCGAGTGGAACCGACTCCCCCTCGGACTCAGACGGAGACGACCGAGCGTGGCCCGAAACCGCGACCACCGAATCACTTCCGAGCGACGCTCCAGACGAAACAGGGGCGTTTTCGGAGTGGCCAGAAACTGCTCGCAGACCGGAAGATCGCTCGTCGACGGAATCTGCTCCCTCGACCGATTCATCGTCTACGAACGCAACCGATTCGACGCCAGCGGATGCAAGCCCGAGAGCCGATTCGACGGCGCCGTCTGCATCGACGTCTCCCTCCGACAACGCGGGTCCACAAACTGCTGACTCGCGGGCGGACGCCGATGACTCGAGCCCACAGGTCGAGAATAACTCGGGGCCAACGGCGCGTCCGACGACCACGTACGCGGACGACGAAAACGACGCGCAGGCAGACGCCCGAAGCGGTGTCGTCTCCAAGGACGAACTGTCTGTCCACTCAAACTCGAGTGTCGAGCAGCCGGAGACTCCGAGTGCAGAATCCGCTACACAACCGCCAGCCGACTCGGCGACACCGGACGCGCCTGACTCGAGCGACGCGCCGCCGGAGCATGGCCGTGTCGTCAGCGAACCGACTGGCGACGAGCCATCGATTGAGGACCTTCGAGAGGAACTCAACCAACAGTTCGAGAGCATCAAGATCGTTCGGCCCGGCCAGTACGAACTCAATCTGATGGAACTGTACAACCGCGAGGAGTACATTATCTCGTTGCAAGAAGACGGCCGATACGTCATCGATGTTCCTGACTCTTGGCGCGATGGCGACGGTGACGACGCGTAG
- a CDS encoding DUF2073 domain-containing protein: MPQATNDDSESPENGVQIDLISGERMEGMASMEKIRMILDGVHDGNIVILEEGLTPDEESRLIEVTMAEISPDEFNGIEIETYPKSDSRDSSLLGRIMGSEQADTKLTVIGPANQIETLHKDETLISALVSRD, from the coding sequence ATGCCACAAGCAACCAATGATGACTCTGAGTCGCCCGAAAACGGTGTCCAGATCGATCTGATCAGCGGCGAGCGAATGGAAGGGATGGCCTCGATGGAGAAGATCCGTATGATCCTCGATGGCGTCCACGATGGCAACATCGTCATCCTCGAGGAGGGATTGACGCCCGACGAGGAGAGTCGCCTCATCGAGGTGACGATGGCCGAAATCAGCCCGGACGAGTTCAACGGGATCGAAATCGAAACGTATCCCAAGTCGGACTCGCGCGATTCGTCCCTGCTTGGCCGGATCATGGGGAGCGAGCAAGCGGATACGAAACTCACGGTCATCGGGCCGGCAAACCAGATCGAAACGCTTCACAAGGACGAAACGCTGATCAGCGCGCTCGTCTCCCGGGACTGA
- the alaS gene encoding alanine--tRNA ligase — MTELADEYRLEYFEEEGFVRKECPECGAHFWTRDEDRVTCGEPPCEEYDFIGSPGFAEEYSLEEMREAFLTYFEDQDHDRIDPYPVAANRWRDDVLLTQASIYDFQPLVTSGETPPPANPLTVSQPCIRMQDIDNVGKTGRHTMAFEMMAHHAFNTREDADDDYAYDGEVYWKDRTVELCDTLLEELGADITDVTYIEDPWVGGGNAGPAIEVIYKGLELATLVFMCMEQDPNGDYEIKGDRYSYMDTYIVDTGYGLERWTWMSQGTPTVYEAIYPDMIAFLKDNAGIEHTDEQSALVARAARLSGNLDIDDVDDVEEARGEIADTLEVPVEDLRDLVEPLEDIYAIADHCRTLAYMFGDGIVPSNVGTGYLARMVLRRTKRLCDNVGIDAPLDELVDMQAERLEYDNRDTIRDIVRTEVEKYRETLERGGRRVESLAAEYAKKDESIPTEELIELYDSHGIQPDMVAEIADEAGADVDVPDDFYSLVADRHDTAEAAEATADDDEDGRFEDLPKTEKLYYDDQQRTQFEAVVLDVFEREDGYDIVLDQTMFYPEGGGQPADTGSLSTDDTAVEVTDVQIEDGVILHRTDDSLGKGEFVNGQIDAGRRRQLMRHHTATHIIMHATRAVLGDHIRQAGAQKGVNSSRIDVRHYDRISREHVKAIEAVANDLVMDNVSVTQEWPDRHDAEAEHGFDLYQGGIPPGEQIRLIHVAEDVQACGGTHVARTGDIGSIKILNTERVQDGVERITFAAGEAALESTQENEDALYEAADILDVSPEDVPDTAERFFEEWKARGKEIDDLTEQLAEARAGGGGDAEEIDVGEATAVIDRIDADVDELRATANAISDDGTIAVLGSGQNSAQFVVSVPDGVGVNAGEVVGELAAKVGGGGGGPPDFAQGGGPNVDDLDDALEDAPDVLRQIQDA, encoded by the coding sequence ATGACTGAACTGGCGGACGAGTACCGCCTCGAGTACTTCGAGGAGGAAGGATTCGTGCGCAAGGAGTGTCCCGAGTGTGGGGCACACTTCTGGACGCGCGACGAAGACCGGGTCACCTGCGGCGAACCGCCGTGTGAAGAGTACGACTTCATCGGGAGCCCCGGCTTTGCAGAGGAATACAGCCTCGAGGAGATGCGCGAGGCCTTCCTCACGTACTTCGAGGACCAAGACCACGACCGAATCGACCCCTACCCCGTCGCGGCGAATCGCTGGCGAGATGACGTCCTGCTCACGCAGGCGTCGATTTATGACTTCCAGCCGCTTGTCACGAGCGGCGAGACGCCACCACCAGCGAATCCGCTGACGGTGTCCCAACCCTGTATCCGAATGCAGGACATCGACAACGTCGGCAAAACGGGACGGCATACGATGGCCTTCGAGATGATGGCCCATCACGCCTTCAACACCCGCGAGGACGCTGACGACGACTACGCCTACGACGGCGAGGTCTACTGGAAAGATCGGACCGTCGAACTCTGTGACACCCTCCTCGAGGAACTCGGCGCGGACATCACCGACGTCACCTACATCGAAGATCCGTGGGTCGGCGGCGGCAACGCCGGGCCTGCAATCGAGGTCATCTACAAAGGCCTCGAGCTGGCGACGCTCGTCTTCATGTGCATGGAGCAAGACCCCAATGGCGACTACGAGATCAAAGGGGATCGCTACTCCTACATGGACACCTACATCGTCGACACCGGCTACGGCTTAGAGCGCTGGACCTGGATGAGCCAGGGCACGCCAACGGTGTACGAGGCGATCTACCCGGACATGATCGCGTTCCTCAAAGACAACGCGGGGATCGAACACACCGACGAGCAATCCGCGCTCGTCGCCCGCGCTGCCCGCCTCTCGGGCAACCTCGACATCGACGACGTCGACGACGTCGAAGAAGCCCGCGGCGAGATAGCCGACACACTCGAGGTCCCAGTTGAGGACCTTCGTGACCTCGTCGAACCACTCGAGGATATCTACGCTATTGCCGACCACTGCCGGACACTCGCATACATGTTCGGCGACGGCATCGTCCCGTCGAACGTGGGCACGGGCTATCTCGCACGAATGGTCCTCCGGCGCACCAAACGACTCTGCGATAATGTCGGGATCGACGCCCCCCTCGACGAACTCGTCGACATGCAAGCCGAGCGCCTCGAGTATGACAATCGCGACACCATCCGCGACATCGTCCGCACCGAGGTCGAAAAGTATCGCGAAACGCTCGAGCGCGGTGGCCGACGCGTCGAAAGTCTCGCTGCGGAGTACGCGAAAAAGGACGAGTCAATTCCAACTGAAGAATTGATCGAACTCTACGACTCCCACGGCATTCAGCCGGATATGGTCGCCGAGATTGCCGACGAGGCAGGAGCCGACGTCGACGTTCCGGACGACTTCTACAGCCTCGTTGCGGACCGTCACGACACGGCCGAAGCGGCTGAAGCCACGGCGGACGACGACGAAGACGGCCGCTTCGAGGACCTCCCGAAAACGGAGAAACTCTACTACGACGACCAGCAGCGAACCCAGTTCGAGGCCGTCGTCCTCGACGTCTTCGAGCGCGAGGACGGCTACGATATCGTCCTCGATCAGACGATGTTCTACCCCGAAGGCGGTGGCCAGCCTGCCGATACTGGGTCGCTGTCGACCGACGACACCGCAGTCGAGGTCACGGACGTCCAGATCGAAGACGGCGTCATCCTCCACCGAACCGACGACAGCCTCGGGAAAGGCGAGTTCGTCAACGGCCAGATTGATGCCGGACGCCGGCGCCAACTCATGCGCCATCACACGGCGACGCACATCATCATGCACGCCACGCGCGCCGTCCTCGGCGACCACATCCGTCAGGCCGGTGCCCAGAAGGGCGTCAACTCCTCGAGAATCGACGTTCGACACTACGACCGCATCTCGCGCGAACACGTCAAAGCAATCGAGGCCGTCGCGAACGACCTCGTGATGGACAACGTCAGCGTCACCCAGGAGTGGCCCGACCGCCACGATGCCGAGGCTGAACACGGCTTTGATCTCTATCAAGGCGGTATCCCGCCGGGTGAACAGATCCGACTCATCCACGTCGCCGAAGACGTCCAGGCCTGCGGTGGCACCCACGTCGCCCGAACCGGCGACATCGGCTCGATCAAGATCCTGAACACCGAACGCGTCCAAGACGGCGTCGAACGAATTACGTTCGCCGCTGGCGAGGCCGCCCTCGAGTCGACACAAGAAAACGAGGACGCCCTCTACGAGGCCGCCGACATTCTCGATGTTTCACCAGAGGACGTACCCGACACCGCCGAGCGCTTCTTCGAGGAGTGGAAGGCTCGAGGCAAGGAAATCGACGACCTCACCGAACAACTTGCCGAGGCTCGCGCCGGCGGTGGCGGCGATGCCGAAGAGATCGACGTTGGCGAGGCGACGGCCGTTATCGATCGCATCGACGCCGATGTCGACGAACTCCGTGCCACGGCAAACGCCATCAGTGACGACGGGACAATCGCCGTCCTCGGCAGCGGCCAGAACAGCGCACAGTTCGTTGTCTCCGTCCCCGATGGTGTCGGCGTCAACGCCGGCGAAGTCGTCGGCGAACTCGCAGCCAAAGTCGGCGGCGGTGGCGGCGGCCCGCCGGACTTCGCACAGGGCGGCGGCCCCAACGTCGACGATCTGGACGACGCACTCGAGGACGCACCCGACGTGTTGCGCCAGATTCAGGACGCCTGA
- a CDS encoding nucleoside triphosphate pyrophosphohydrolase gives MPTVYDKLVRDRIPALIEATDEQPVTHTADSVEYADRLAAKLREEATEFDDDRTLEELADVLEVIDAILAHRDSSRAELERIQQEKRAEKGGFEDRIVLERVDEQ, from the coding sequence ATGCCAACAGTATACGACAAACTCGTTCGCGACCGGATTCCAGCGCTCATCGAGGCAACCGACGAGCAGCCAGTAACACACACCGCCGACAGCGTCGAGTACGCAGACCGCCTCGCCGCAAAACTCCGCGAAGAAGCCACCGAGTTCGACGACGACCGAACGCTCGAGGAGCTAGCGGATGTCTTGGAAGTCATCGACGCCATACTCGCACACCGAGACAGCTCTCGCGCTGAACTCGAGCGGATTCAACAGGAAAAACGGGCTGAGAAAGGTGGATTCGAGGACCGAATCGTCCTCGAGCGAGTTGACGAACAGTAA
- a CDS encoding iron ABC transporter permease: protein MKSLTNYLDLSQQLPLIRKRLRETDRSTAALVLLSAIVALLVISPMLWLFVRAVEVEPARAYGLIVSPDTGWITVNSIILMGVVTFCSILLGVPLAVLTARTDIPYPRLWTIVAALPLVIPSYIGAIAFVGMFGSGGEIDSVFGVSIPTIDGLPGSILIITLYTYPYVFLTTRAALLSMDSSVVDAARTLNAGPFEAFRRVTFPQIRPGIAAGALLAGLYAISDFGTPAFMGANVFTSRIYWETTGFGREYAALLALQLIAIVAVVLVIEAGIGRDEDAGNSGGGEGSTIRLGNWKWPAMGFVSVLGTLTLIVPVAIFSRWLIYSEGDPIPAYEFQWEFAFNSVYLALLAALVASLFALPVAYYSGRANSLLSRILERATYVGFAVPGVVIGLALVFLGNRALPSLYRQGVWLLVFAYVVRFLPQAVGTVRSSVLQVDDKTIEAARTLNAGRFEAFRRVTLPLIMPGVVAGSILVFLTTMKELPVTLMLRPIGMETLVSLIWNAQDALAYRYAAIPALLLILISGLSMLVLLRQEGGEIS, encoded by the coding sequence ATGAAATCACTCACGAACTATCTCGATCTCTCACAGCAGTTGCCACTGATCCGCAAACGGCTTCGTGAAACGGACCGATCGACGGCCGCACTGGTACTGTTGAGCGCCATCGTCGCGCTGCTCGTCATCTCTCCGATGCTGTGGCTGTTCGTGCGAGCAGTGGAAGTCGAGCCAGCCCGCGCGTACGGGCTAATCGTCTCCCCTGACACGGGCTGGATCACGGTCAACAGTATCATCCTGATGGGAGTCGTGACATTCTGTTCGATCCTCCTCGGTGTCCCGCTTGCCGTACTCACAGCACGGACCGATATCCCCTATCCGCGTCTCTGGACTATCGTCGCTGCCTTGCCACTCGTTATCCCCAGCTACATCGGTGCAATCGCGTTCGTCGGCATGTTCGGCTCCGGCGGCGAAATTGATTCGGTCTTTGGCGTTTCGATTCCGACCATTGACGGCCTCCCTGGCTCCATTCTCATCATTACGCTGTATACGTATCCGTACGTCTTTCTGACCACTCGAGCAGCGTTGCTCTCGATGGATAGCTCGGTTGTCGACGCCGCTCGCACACTCAACGCTGGCCCATTCGAAGCGTTCAGACGGGTAACGTTTCCACAGATCAGACCAGGGATCGCCGCTGGCGCATTACTCGCTGGGCTGTATGCGATTTCGGACTTCGGGACGCCCGCATTTATGGGCGCAAACGTCTTTACAAGTCGAATTTACTGGGAAACGACTGGCTTCGGCCGCGAGTACGCTGCATTGCTCGCGTTACAACTCATCGCGATCGTTGCCGTCGTCCTCGTCATCGAAGCCGGAATCGGTCGCGACGAAGACGCCGGAAACAGTGGCGGTGGCGAAGGAAGTACGATCCGACTCGGCAACTGGAAATGGCCCGCGATGGGATTCGTCTCCGTCCTCGGCACACTCACCCTCATCGTCCCCGTTGCCATCTTCTCGCGATGGCTGATATACAGCGAAGGCGACCCAATCCCCGCCTACGAGTTCCAGTGGGAGTTCGCGTTCAACTCCGTGTATCTCGCCCTGTTGGCCGCACTCGTTGCCAGTCTGTTCGCCCTGCCCGTCGCATACTACTCCGGCCGGGCAAACTCTTTGCTCTCGCGCATTCTCGAGCGAGCGACCTACGTTGGCTTTGCTGTCCCCGGTGTCGTCATCGGCCTCGCGCTGGTCTTCCTCGGGAACCGAGCGCTGCCGTCGCTGTATCGACAGGGTGTGTGGCTGCTCGTGTTCGCGTACGTCGTCCGATTCCTTCCACAGGCAGTCGGCACCGTCCGGTCGTCCGTCCTACAGGTTGACGATAAAACAATCGAGGCTGCACGAACATTGAACGCCGGTCGATTCGAAGCATTTCGACGCGTGACGCTGCCGCTGATTATGCCCGGCGTCGTTGCTGGTAGTATCCTTGTCTTCCTGACAACGATGAAAGAACTGCCCGTCACCCTGATGCTTCGGCCGATTGGGATGGAAACACTCGTCAGCCTCATCTGGAACGCTCAGGACGCACTGGCGTATCGCTACGCAGCCATCCCCGCACTACTTTTGATCCTCATCTCGGGACTCTCAATGCTGGTCCTCCTCCGACAGGAAGGCGGCGAAATCAGCTAA
- a CDS encoding class I SAM-dependent methyltransferase — translation MSVRAEFDDWATSGRDKGMEERHWHTAKHALARMPVEPGETVLDLGCGSGYAGRALRDTNDAGRLYGLDGSPEMARNAASYTDDPNVGYVVGDFDDLPFADNAIDHVWSMEAFYYAANPEHTLEEIARILRPGGTFYCAVNYYEENVHSHEWQEFIEIEMTRWDRQQYREAFREAGLHVAEQDTIPDQEITIPAEAEFPLEDWDTREAMVERYREFGTLLTVGVAP, via the coding sequence ATGAGCGTACGCGCAGAATTCGACGACTGGGCGACGAGCGGCCGCGATAAAGGCATGGAAGAGCGCCACTGGCACACCGCGAAACACGCACTCGCGCGGATGCCGGTCGAACCCGGCGAGACCGTCCTCGATCTCGGCTGTGGCAGCGGCTACGCCGGGCGTGCACTTCGCGATACCAACGACGCCGGAAGACTGTACGGTCTCGATGGCTCACCGGAGATGGCCCGTAACGCCGCCAGCTACACTGACGACCCCAACGTGGGCTACGTCGTCGGCGACTTCGACGACCTGCCCTTTGCCGACAACGCAATCGATCACGTCTGGTCGATGGAAGCGTTCTACTACGCCGCCAACCCCGAGCACACACTCGAAGAGATTGCTCGTATCCTCCGTCCTGGCGGCACGTTCTACTGTGCGGTCAACTACTACGAGGAGAACGTCCACTCCCACGAATGGCAGGAGTTCATCGAAATCGAGATGACTCGCTGGGACCGACAGCAGTATCGCGAGGCCTTCCGCGAGGCCGGACTCCATGTCGCCGAACAGGACACCATTCCAGATCAAGAGATTACGATTCCAGCCGAAGCCGAGTTCCCACTCGAGGACTGGGACACCCGCGAGGCAATGGTCGAACGCTACCGTGAGTTCGGCACGCTGCTCACTGTTGGCGTCGCGCCATAG